Proteins found in one Bacteroidales bacterium genomic segment:
- a CDS encoding urea transporter, translating to MKTKIDIKDLLNGILNSYSQIFFSNNKIFGILLFIVSFFDVWSGLGGLLAAIASNGFAYALGFDHYKIKKGTYAYNGLLTGLGIGLYFQPSIELFSIIVAVSLFILFLNVSFEAWLGKYTLPFLSIPFLIGIWTIDLSGSSFLNIWLSDRSIYFVNSIYGLGGKDLVDIYNWWNEVPFVYSLKVYFLSLGAIFFQYNIFAGIIISIGILIYSRIALSLSIIGFYTAYYFYSFIGADLNELSYTYIGFNFILTSMALGGFFLVPNKHSYLWTVIILPLVVLITLASMEIFSKFQLSIYAFPFNFIVIVFLYSIKLRLPKKSGLKEVVIQHYSPEKNLYFYRNASRRFGELQYHSLALPITGMWDISQGHDGEFTHRGEWKHAWDFVIRDRKNLEYKNDGDYPEDYYCYEKNVLAPADGFIQEVISGIADNIIGDMNLVNNWGNSIVIKHVDYLFSQLSHLKDGTILVKAGDFVRKGQVIAKVGNSGRSPYPHLHFQIQATPYIGSKTLDYPFARYISQKQNGDYELHLFDKPFKDQKIGNIQSNALLQNALHFIPGQQLQFEIDKQGRKETLTWEVKADTYNNNYIYCAKTESYAYFYSDSNLLYFKNYVGDKKAVLFHFYLSFFKIQTGFYKDMEITDQIPANQIFGKARLFFQDFIAPFYMYLHSNYSQKTISIDDELMPSEIKLISRIDNFIINRKVDSWSYEITINNQGIKEITLNRKNEKITARQLFSK from the coding sequence TTGAAAACAAAAATCGACATAAAAGATCTTTTAAACGGAATACTAAACAGTTATTCGCAAATCTTCTTTTCGAATAATAAGATATTTGGCATATTACTTTTCATTGTCAGTTTCTTTGATGTTTGGTCGGGATTAGGAGGACTATTAGCTGCAATTGCTTCCAATGGATTTGCCTATGCTTTAGGTTTCGATCATTATAAAATAAAAAAGGGAACTTATGCTTACAATGGTTTGCTAACAGGCTTAGGGATTGGACTTTATTTTCAACCCAGCATAGAGTTATTCTCAATTATCGTAGCCGTTTCTTTATTCATACTTTTTCTTAATGTCAGTTTCGAAGCTTGGTTAGGAAAATACACACTTCCTTTTTTAAGTATTCCTTTCCTTATTGGTATATGGACTATCGATTTATCGGGCTCTTCTTTTCTAAATATTTGGTTAAGCGATCGTTCTATATATTTTGTAAATAGCATTTATGGTCTTGGAGGAAAAGATTTAGTAGATATTTATAATTGGTGGAACGAAGTCCCCTTTGTTTACTCCTTAAAAGTTTATTTCTTATCCTTAGGGGCAATCTTTTTTCAATACAATATTTTTGCCGGCATTATAATTTCAATAGGAATTCTAATCTATTCAAGAATTGCACTTAGCTTATCTATAATTGGATTTTATACCGCCTATTATTTTTACTCCTTCATTGGAGCCGACTTAAACGAATTAAGCTATACTTATATAGGATTTAACTTTATTCTAACATCTATGGCTTTGGGAGGTTTCTTTTTAGTTCCCAATAAACACAGCTATTTATGGACTGTAATTATTCTGCCTTTGGTGGTACTTATTACCTTGGCATCGATGGAGATTTTTTCTAAATTCCAACTCTCCATTTATGCATTTCCATTTAACTTTATTGTTATTGTATTTTTATACAGCATTAAGTTAAGACTCCCTAAAAAATCAGGCTTAAAAGAGGTTGTCATTCAACATTATTCGCCGGAAAAGAACCTGTATTTTTATAGAAATGCCAGTCGCAGATTTGGAGAATTACAATACCATTCTCTTGCTCTACCCATAACCGGAATGTGGGATATTAGTCAAGGTCACGATGGCGAATTTACACATCGTGGAGAATGGAAACATGCTTGGGATTTTGTTATCCGCGACAGAAAAAATCTGGAATACAAAAATGATGGCGATTATCCTGAGGATTATTACTGCTACGAAAAAAATGTTTTGGCGCCAGCGGACGGTTTTATTCAGGAAGTAATTAGTGGTATCGCTGATAATATTATTGGCGATATGAATTTAGTGAATAATTGGGGGAATTCCATCGTTATAAAACATGTCGATTATCTCTTTTCCCAATTAAGTCATTTAAAAGACGGAACGATACTTGTAAAAGCGGGTGATTTTGTACGTAAAGGGCAAGTCATTGCTAAAGTGGGAAATTCTGGACGATCGCCATACCCTCACTTACATTTTCAAATTCAAGCCACGCCATATATAGGTTCCAAAACACTTGATTATCCTTTTGCTCGTTATATTTCTCAAAAACAAAATGGCGATTATGAATTGCACCTTTTTGATAAACCATTTAAAGACCAGAAGATTGGGAATATCCAAAGCAATGCTCTGCTTCAAAATGCTTTACATTTCATTCCTGGTCAACAGCTTCAATTTGAGATAGATAAGCAAGGAAGAAAAGAAACTCTTACCTGGGAGGTTAAAGCCGACACCTACAATAATAACTATATCTATTGTGCAAAAACAGAATCCTACGCTTATTTTTACAGCGATAGTAATTTATTATATTTTAAGAATTATGTAGGAGACAAGAAAGCCGTACTCTTCCATTTTTATCTATCTTTCTTTAAAATTCAGACTGGTTTTTATAAAGATATGGAAATTACAGATCAGATTCCTGCCAATCAGATTTTTGGAAAAGCACGTCTTTTCTTCCAAGATTTTATTGCACCATTTTATATGTATCTACATTCCAACTATAGTCAGAAAACAATATCTATCGACGATGAATTAATGCCCTCAGAAATAAAACTCATTTCACGGATTGATAACTTTATTATTAATCGCAAAGTAGATTCTTGGTCGTATGAAATTACTATAAATAATCAAGGGATTAAGGAAATAACCTTAAACAGGAAAAACGAAAAAATTACTGCACGACAACTTTTTTCAAAATAA
- a CDS encoding DUF1624 domain-containing protein, which produces MANKKRLNFPDSVKGLAVLLMIQVHLMELFTKEEIFNGSLGITSLFLGGIPAAPVFMVIMGYFLAFGKKNSADMTKRGIRLFLGGIVLNIGLNAHLLFNIIFKGWEINPWHYIFGVDILPLAGLSLMSLALFQKLATNKYWVYFILAVAIAALSQLFDPLQFENHSLRYILAFLVGGTSWSYFPLIPWLAYPLLGYGFKIMADRINIEAFTKSIWSKISLGLLGVLLLLTANFGINTSTNLAEYYHHNFLFFLWSTAFVMFWVYTLFLLNKVAENTIFFIYFQFLGKNVTAIYVFQWLIIGNLGTALYKTQDIGEWAFWIFNIIIISSVLTYLWSQYRKKYSI; this is translated from the coding sequence ATGGCAAACAAAAAACGATTAAATTTCCCTGATAGTGTAAAAGGCCTTGCTGTACTTTTAATGATACAAGTGCACCTGATGGAGCTTTTTACCAAAGAGGAAATCTTTAATGGCAGCTTGGGTATCACCTCCCTTTTCTTAGGAGGAATTCCAGCCGCTCCTGTTTTTATGGTGATAATGGGCTATTTTTTAGCCTTTGGAAAAAAGAATTCAGCTGATATGACCAAACGTGGAATTCGCCTGTTTTTGGGAGGCATCGTTCTAAATATTGGTCTTAACGCCCATTTGCTCTTCAATATCATTTTTAAAGGATGGGAAATAAATCCTTGGCATTATATTTTTGGAGTCGATATTTTACCTTTAGCTGGATTGAGTTTAATGAGTTTAGCTTTATTTCAAAAATTAGCTACAAATAAATATTGGGTTTATTTTATTCTTGCTGTCGCAATAGCAGCTCTATCTCAATTGTTTGATCCTCTTCAGTTTGAGAATCATTCTTTGAGATATATTTTAGCGTTTCTTGTTGGAGGAACATCTTGGTCCTACTTCCCATTAATCCCTTGGTTGGCCTATCCCCTTTTGGGTTACGGCTTTAAAATAATGGCTGATAGAATCAATATCGAAGCTTTTACTAAAAGTATCTGGAGTAAAATTTCATTAGGATTACTTGGTGTATTATTATTGCTCACAGCAAACTTTGGGATAAACACCTCAACTAATTTAGCGGAATATTATCATCATAATTTTTTATTCTTTTTGTGGAGCACCGCTTTTGTAATGTTCTGGGTATACACTCTTTTTCTGTTGAACAAAGTTGCGGAGAACACCATTTTCTTCATTTACTTTCAGTTTTTAGGAAAAAATGTAACCGCAATCTATGTTTTTCAGTGGTTGATTATTGGGAATCTGGGTACAGCATTATATAAAACTCAAGACATTGGAGAATGGGCTTTCTGGATTTTCAACATCATCATAATATCAAGTGTTTTAACGTACCTTTGGTCTCAATACCGTAAAAAATATTCTATCTAA
- a CDS encoding ATP-grasp domain-containing protein, whose protein sequence is MIKQLTIAVTGLNNTDNPGPGIPVIRSLRESKEFDVRIIGLAYENLEPGIYMENMVDKTYQIPYPSGGADLLIERIRYINEKENIDVLIPNFDAELYTFMKAEKRLLEMGIKTFLPTIEQFEERQKAVLPKFGKKYNIDVPKSTNITSVSDIHKLKKEYEFPVLVKGKFYDANIAYNEEQLTTHFNKISAKWGLPIIVQEFIKGTEVNVVALGDGEGNTIGAVPMRKQFITDKGKAWGGITIKDEKMLDLTHKLIENTKWRGGMELEMIRTNDNKYYMIEINPRIPAWVYLAVGAGQNIPEALIKLAMGEKVEPMSSYSTGTMFVRYSYDMIGDISQFEKLSMTGELDNIHK, encoded by the coding sequence ATGATTAAACAACTAACAATAGCCGTAACTGGTTTAAACAATACTGATAATCCGGGACCGGGAATTCCGGTTATCCGAAGTCTTCGTGAGTCAAAGGAATTTGATGTCCGCATTATTGGATTGGCATACGAAAACCTTGAGCCTGGAATTTATATGGAAAATATGGTGGACAAAACCTACCAGATTCCCTATCCTTCCGGTGGTGCTGATCTACTCATAGAACGCATTAGATACATCAACGAAAAAGAAAATATAGATGTATTAATTCCTAATTTCGATGCTGAATTATACACTTTTATGAAAGCCGAAAAGCGTTTATTGGAAATGGGAATCAAAACCTTTTTACCAACCATAGAACAGTTTGAGGAACGACAAAAAGCAGTACTCCCAAAATTTGGAAAAAAGTACAATATTGATGTTCCTAAAAGCACAAATATCACAAGCGTTTCCGACATTCACAAACTAAAAAAAGAATATGAATTTCCTGTTTTAGTAAAAGGAAAATTCTACGATGCAAATATTGCATATAACGAAGAACAACTAACAACACATTTTAATAAAATTAGTGCCAAATGGGGATTACCCATTATTGTACAAGAATTTATTAAAGGAACAGAAGTCAATGTAGTTGCTCTTGGCGATGGTGAAGGAAATACTATTGGTGCAGTTCCTATGCGTAAACAATTTATTACCGATAAAGGTAAGGCTTGGGGTGGAATTACCATAAAAGATGAAAAAATGTTGGATCTGACTCATAAGCTTATAGAAAATACAAAATGGCGCGGAGGAATGGAACTGGAAATGATACGTACCAACGATAATAAATATTATATGATAGAAATTAATCCTCGTATTCCTGCTTGGGTTTATCTTGCTGTTGGTGCCGGTCAAAATATACCCGAAGCATTAATTAAACTTGCCATGGGCGAAAAAGTAGAGCCCATGAGCAGCTATAGTACAGGAACGATGTTTGTTCGCTATTCATACGATATGATTGGTGATATCTCTCAATTCGAAAAACTTTCGATGACGGGGGAACTTGATAATATTCACAAATAA
- a CDS encoding PqqD family protein: MKLKNNIAISESGFVFDAGTGETYSLNPVGADILKLMNEGKTQEEIVAHFLENYDVSQGTFESAYFDFISILNQFNLIER; the protein is encoded by the coding sequence ATGAAATTAAAAAACAATATAGCCATTAGCGAATCGGGTTTTGTATTCGACGCAGGCACAGGAGAAACCTACTCTTTAAATCCTGTAGGTGCAGATATTTTAAAACTGATGAATGAAGGTAAAACTCAAGAAGAGATAGTGGCTCACTTCCTCGAAAATTATGATGTAAGTCAAGGCACTTTTGAATCTGCTTATTTCGATTTTATCAGTATTCTTAATCAATTCAATCTGATTGAAAGATGA